The following are from one region of the Veillonella nakazawae genome:
- a CDS encoding ankyrin repeat domain-containing protein: MIELKDLGTFESVPEIVVDIVKGNIVALENTLADGWDIHKPIQLGKYSEYSPLELALVMNCLPSVRWLVEHGADLNDEENPSFLLAVRYADQKVIDYIVDNGANIHALNSVEVDAFQAALYGKKYENLQLIHDLGHTVHKYGGKAFRNAITDENYEVLDFFIHNGVDINYNKPDSVYPFKPTPLCVAARYVDLQMCKYLVEHGADVTIAEKDGMRPYSIAIEKGDMEMAGYFKTLEPAEYHDKQNKMDQLKPFKLPKGLVTFLEGDTLYFELPDSDFISVEFLPLLDTVPFKVGRRKLLRLSKELGEYNDYQIVWDPRSKKIGCYDIEHQELRELCKFDEFIADMSSQLETLF, translated from the coding sequence ATGATAGAACTAAAGGATTTAGGTACCTTTGAATCTGTACCTGAAATAGTAGTAGATATCGTAAAAGGAAATATTGTAGCGTTAGAAAATACATTAGCAGATGGTTGGGATATTCATAAACCTATACAATTGGGTAAGTACAGTGAGTATTCCCCTCTAGAATTGGCATTAGTAATGAACTGTTTACCAAGTGTTCGATGGTTAGTTGAACATGGAGCAGATCTAAATGATGAAGAAAATCCAAGCTTCTTATTAGCTGTACGGTATGCTGATCAAAAGGTAATAGATTATATTGTGGATAATGGTGCTAATATTCACGCATTGAACTCTGTGGAGGTAGATGCTTTTCAAGCTGCCTTATATGGCAAGAAATATGAGAACCTACAACTGATTCATGACTTAGGCCATACAGTACATAAGTATGGCGGTAAAGCTTTTAGAAATGCTATTACAGATGAAAATTATGAGGTTCTAGATTTCTTTATTCATAATGGTGTAGATATTAATTACAACAAGCCTGATTCTGTATATCCCTTTAAACCGACACCATTGTGCGTAGCAGCGCGGTATGTTGATTTACAGATGTGTAAATATTTGGTAGAACATGGTGCAGATGTGACTATTGCGGAAAAGGATGGTATGCGTCCTTATAGCATTGCCATTGAAAAGGGCGATATGGAAATGGCGGGGTATTTTAAAACATTAGAGCCTGCTGAGTACCATGATAAACAAAATAAAATGGATCAATTAAAACCATTTAAATTACCAAAGGGGTTAGTAACGTTTTTAGAGGGAGATACACTCTATTTTGAATTGCCAGACTCTGATTTTATATCGGTTGAGTTTTTACCTTTACTTGATACTGTTCCATTTAAAGTGGGACGTCGTAAATTATTACGACTATCTAAAGAGCTAGGCGAGTATAATGATTATCAAATTGTATGGGATCCTAGGTCTAAAAAAATCGGTTGTTATGATATAGAGCATCAAGAGTTACGAGAGCTTTGTAAGTTTGATGAGTTTATAGCAGATATGTCAAGTCAATTAGAGACCTTATTCTAA
- a CDS encoding bacteriocin: MADAVEKTYTDWSIDVGNYKYEGITLNEVEQNLYAIENQEQDFVVISPAKAISIDNKMYNFVQVCSDQDTDLLHIELSVTNDGDQGAIIYGKNELGPQEALQIIEEFIAHHKAPSLDDWEVVLDLRPKMESYVKGTNDD, from the coding sequence ATGGCAGATGCAGTTGAGAAGACTTATACAGACTGGTCAATTGATGTAGGTAACTATAAGTATGAAGGAATTACATTGAATGAGGTTGAGCAAAATCTCTACGCTATTGAGAATCAAGAGCAGGATTTTGTAGTTATCTCTCCAGCAAAGGCAATTTCCATAGATAATAAAATGTATAACTTTGTACAAGTTTGTAGTGATCAAGATACCGATTTATTACATATAGAGCTTAGTGTAACTAATGATGGTGATCAGGGTGCGATAATATACGGTAAAAATGAGCTAGGCCCTCAAGAGGCATTACAGATTATAGAAGAATTTATTGCACATCATAAGGCTCCATCATTAGATGATTGGGAAGTCGTACTAGATTTAAGACCGAAGATGGAAAGCTATGTAAAGGGTACAAACGATGATTAA